A window of the Phragmites australis chromosome 20, lpPhrAust1.1, whole genome shotgun sequence genome harbors these coding sequences:
- the LOC133901500 gene encoding replication factor A protein 1-like, with translation MAFDLLPTLHPKSKHWVICVRVSRKWEYRGGTDNGPIAHMDLVLADEKGNAIYAEIPSSEIDTKSPLIQEGGIYIISRFRVSKAKSLYRPVDEPFMIEFTCYTKITPAKDMPETFPTYIYKLTPFIDLSKHAGENRNFLDVLAIITEVSSTRLVQLPNQPTPTLNRHLVLKDLSNLQVRLTLWGQRATEFTIDDIYNEEEARPIVILIVGSLMKTYAGEEYLSGNTACRWYFNPAIPEAQDFYNALHNQRLSIRRVTVPAEQTAPLQTALSLEDKCLSDLEKMDPYDFPTPPPSLEHDETPLKKTELP, from the exons ATGGCGTTTGATTTGCTACCCACACTACACCCAAAATCCAAACACTGGGTTATTTGTGTGCGTGTTTCACGCAAATGGGAGTACCGTGGTGGCACAGATAATGGGCCAATAGCGCACATGGATCTTGTCCTTGCAGATGAAAAG GGAAATGCCATTTATGCTGAGATACCCAGTTCTGAAATTGACACTAAAAGCCCATTGATTCAGGAGGGAGGCATCTACATCATCAGCCGTTTTAGAGTATCAAAAGCTAAATCCCTCTATAGGCCAGTTGATGAGCCTTTCATGATAGAATTTACTTGCTACACAAAAATAACTCCAGCAAAAGACATGCCAGAAACATTTCCAACATACATCTACAAGCTTACACCTTTTATTGATCTTTCAAAACACGCTGGCGAGAATAGAAATTTCCTAG ATGTCCTTGCCATAATCACCGAAGTTTCTAGCACCCGCTTGGTCCAACTTCCAAATCAACCAACACCAACCCTAAACAGACATCTTGTCCTTAAAGATCTCAG CAATCTTCAAGTTAGACTAACTTTATGGGGGCAGCGAGCCACTGAATTTACCATCGATGACATTtacaatgaagaagaagctagGCCAATTGTTATACTCATTGTTGGCAGCCTCATGAAAACCTATGCAG GTGAAGAATATCTGAGTGGAAACACTGCATGTCGATGGTATTTTAACCCCGCAATTCCAGAGGCTCAAGACTTCTACAACGC CCTGCACAATCAGCGTCTGTCAATCAGACGTGTCACTGTTCCTGCAGAACAAACAGCACCACTGCAAACAGCACTTTCCCTCGAAGACAAGTGTCTCAGCGACTTGGAGAAAATGGATCCATACGACTTCCCG ACCCCTCCACCTTCACTGGAGCATGATGAAACACCGTTGAAGAAAACTGAACTCCCGTAA